GAACTCGAAGGGCGAGTCCAGCACGCGGTCAGCGAGGCGGCTCCGGCGAGACTGACCGACGGCGAGAGATCCCAGATCACCGTCCGTGGTCCGAGCTATACGCCAGTCTCGGTCGACGCAACCGTGCAGTCGACCGGCGTCACGAGCATCTCCGGACTCAAAACCGAGATCGAATCGACACTCGCGGCGCATCTCCATCCGATCACGGGTGGATCGGAGGGTACCGGCTGGGAGTTCGGCGAGCCACCGACGGCTGATTCGCTGGCGTCGCTTCTCAACTCGGTTCCGGGCGTGGATACAGTCACGGAGCTGTCGACAACGGTGCAGATCGGCGACGACACGGTTCAGCTGAGGCGGGGTTTGTCCTCGATGCAGCTACCAGTCGACGGGTTGGTCTGTACTGGTTCCCACGAGATCAGCGTTCAGGTCGGTGATGAGCGATGAGTATCGACGTTCCACAGCTCGATGAGGTGACCCACGAGGAGTTGGTGAGCCGAGCCAAAACGCTCGTTTCGGCACACTCCGAAGCGTGGACTGATTTCAACCCTCACGATCCCGGGATCACGATCATCGAACTGCTGGCGTGGCTCACCGAAACCCACAGCTACGAGTTGGACCAGATCACGGACTCTCACCGCAAAAAGTATCTCCAGCTGCTGGGTGTGCGGCCGACGCCACCGCAGCCAGCGTCGGTTCGGCTTGATCTGTCGACTGCCGGTGGGCAGTCAGGTCGGCTCCCTGCGGGAACCCAACTTACGGTCGACGACGGCTCGGGGAGCCACAAAGTGTTCACAACTGACCACGCGACGACGGTGACTGACGCGGACCTCGCCGCAGTCGTCGTCGACCACGACCGTGGTCACGAAACGACGACGAACGCCAACGAGACCGACGGTCTCAGCTACCGCGCGTTCGGCGACGAGCCGACCCCCGGCTCGGCGCTCGTGCTCGGCTTCGATGGCGACCCGTTCGAATCGGTCGGGGAGCTCTCGCTGTTCGTCGACTTCGACGATGCCGATCTCCCGGACCCCACGTCGGACGATACCACGATATATACTGATGGTTCTGCAGTCACGTTTGATCCGTCGGTGGAACTCGTTTGGGAGTACTGTCGACGGTATCCTGACGGGAGCGAGGGTGACACCGATGCAGCGTGGGAACCACTGACTGTCGTCACCGATACCACAACCAGCTGCTACGAAACGGGGTTCGTGAGGCTCGAGCGCCCCGAGACGTGGGAGCCGACAGCGTGGGGCTGCGAGGACCGTGGTCTCTTCGGCCACCAGCCGGGACTGATCTGGCTCCGGTGTCGCGTCGAGACCGCAGGCTACGAGATCCCGCCACAGTTCAACACTGTCGAGCTGAACGTTGTCGAAGCAAGCCACCGTCGACGCCACGAGGAACGCCTAGAGCCAACCGAGGGGTCGACCGACCTCGCTCCCCGAACCTACGGGTTCGACCATGCCCCCGTTTTGTCGGCAACAGTGACAGTCGACGGCGAGGAATGGACCGAAGTCAGGGACCTCGATGCCTCCGGACCCGCTGACCGCCACTACGTGCTCGATCAAGCGGTGGGCGAACTCACGTTCGGCGACGCCGAACGTGGCGCGAGACCGCCGGTCGACGCCGATGTCACCGCATCCTACGTCTCGGGCGGCGGTCCCGATGGAAACGTGCCGGAGACCGCTCGCTGGTGGTTCAGCGATGGCGACCAGCCGCTTGGCGACAGCACACTGGCGTCGGTCGACGTCACTCCCAAATCGGCCGCAACAGGCGGTCGTGAGGCCGAATCAATCACAGCAGCCGTCGACCGCTATACCCGTGACCGCCAAACTCCGTCCCGAGCAGTGACTGAATCGGATTATACGACGCTCGCCGAACGGACCCCCGGCCTCCGGATCGCTCGGTCGACGGTCCGTCTGCCCGACACGGATCGATCCCCGATCTCGGTCGTCGTCGTTCCGTACGCGCCGCCGGACGTGACCCGACCCACACCGAGCGACGGGTTCCGTCGAGCCGTCCAGCAACAGCTCGACCACCGCCGGCTGGTGACCGACCGTGTCACCGTGGACCCACCGACATACGTCGGGTTGAATCTCACCGTTTCAGTAACTGTCACTGATAGATACGAGACTGGCGGCGGTCAGGCAGCCATCGAAACCCATCTCGAAGCCTATCTCGATCCTATTCGTGGCTTCGAGGGGGATGGCTGGCCGTTCGGTCGGTCAGTCACGACGGCCGAACTTCGAGACCAGCTCGTCGACCTCCCGGCAGTCGATCACGTCGAGGAGTGTTCGGTTCGGACGGTGGGTGGCGGCTCAGTAACGCCTGACGGGACTGTTCGGATCGACGAGGAGACACTGTTCTACATCGAGAATCTCCAGATCGATACCACCGTTCGCGGGTCGAGGGGGAGGAGATAGCTATGGAGTTTTCCGCAGCCACGACGCTAACTACGACCGACTGGCGACAGTGGGCTGGTCGAAATACCGCTGTTAGCGGTGGCGGTATCGAGCTCGCAGCCGAGCCATTGTTGACAGTCGACCGGCTCGAATCGTCGACGATTGATATCGCGGTCGACGCTGACGGCGTCTACTACACGCTCCGGTCGTCGGCCGCGGTCTACCGCCACGACGACCAACGGTCGGTCGAACACCGTCTCTGGTCGGCCGAGGGCAGCGATCTAGCTGCGCCGCGAGCGATCTGTGTGAGTGACGGTCGGCTCTCTGTAGTCGACGAAACTGGGACTCTGGCAGTGATATCCACGCGTCTCCAGCAGCCGATTGGAACCATCGAGACCGACGTTTCGGAGCCGGTGACCATTGCGGCCGCCGGTGGGTCGCTCTATTTGCTCGATACTGCATCCGAGTCGGTTCAGGCGTTGCAGACCGATAGCACCACTGCAACCGTCTGTGATTCGCTTTCGCGGCCGCTCGATATGACAGTCGACGAGCGTGGGTCGATCTACGTTCTCGAAGCTCAAGCCACCCACAAGGAGGTCGAAAAACAGGCCGCGACGGGCGAACTCCTCGCTGGCCGGATTCTGGCGGGGCGGCAGCGCCGGATTCGGAAACTCGCTCCCGACGGCGAATGTGATCCCGGTCTGTTTCCGCTCTCGGAGTTCGAGACGGTCGACGGTGAGCCAGTGACGCCGACACGGCTTGGAACTGCGGTCGACGCGCCGCTGTTGGTGACGGGACAGACTGAACTCGATGACCAGACGGTCGTTGGTGACCTCGACCCCGAAACGTCGACGCTTCGGGAGCGAACCCGACTCGATGGCGGCTGTCGTGTGTTTCGAACCCCGGTCGCAAACAGCGATGGCACCTCGTATGCTGTGGTCGGCGACGCCAACCGCTGTTGCAGACTTGTTCCGACCGAGACCTACACTCGCGGGGCGGGCGACCGCTATCGCGGCTGTGCCTACCGGCAGTTCGACGCCGGATCGCCGATCCAGTGGCACCGATTGACGGTCGACCGCGAAGCACCGACCGCGAGCACACGGCTCCGGCTATCGTATCTCGCCAGTGACGATCCCTCTCCGCTGGACGAACCGCTGTCGAGTGCGACCGGTCTCGGCCAGTCGCTGTTGGTCGACCACGGGATCGATACCGTCTGGGAGTTGCTCTCGTACGAACCGGCCGGACTGGCCGCTCTGAGCGACGAGCTAACGGTTGGAGATGCCGAGAAATGTCTCGATACCGCGCTGGATGCGGCCGAGACCGCCCTTTCGGGCCAGTGGCAGACCGTCGAGTCGACGTCGACCGACGTGTTGCTGTCCGAGGCAACCGGCCAGTATCTCACCGTTCGGCTCGAACTCCTCGGGACGCCGACGGCCTCTCCTCGCGTCAACTCCGTGCGGGCGTTCTGGCCGCGACAGTCGTCGCTTCAGTATCTCCCCGAGCTGTATCGGACCGACGAGACCTCTGGGACGTTCCTCGAACAGCTATTGTCCGTGTTCGATGTCCTGTTTTCCGATATCGAACGGGAAGTCGAATCGGTTACGCAGTATCTCGACCCGGCGGCCGTGCCAGCCGAGGGGCTCCCGTGGCTCGCCGAGTGGATCGGCGTCGACACGCCGACCGAGTGGCCGATTGCGGCGACCCGCGAACTACTGGCGGCTGGTCCCGAACTGCACAGCAAGCGGGCCACCAGAGACGGACTCCGCGAGATGCTCGGCATCTATCTGCGCCACCTCTCGCCGCCGAAAACGCCCCCGGCCGACTGGATGGTGCCCAGTGGATCGTCGGGGCCCAGCACTGCCGATCTGTCCGGCGTCGACCACGGGCTCTGTATTCTCGAACCACAGGATCTCGACGCCATCGAGTCGACAGTCCACAGAGACGCCTATAAGACACACCTGCCCACCCAGCGATCCGTGGCGGTCTACGCCGGACCGTTTGATGAACCTGACCACCGCGAGGCGGTCGAAGCGATCATCCGCGAGGAAACGCCAGCCCACGTCCAAGGCTCACTCGTCGAACTAGAACCGGCGTTTACACTCGGTGCCGACAGCTTCCTCGGCTCTAACACCCGACTTTCGGAGCGACAGTTGGAACTCGGTGAGACACCGCTCGGTAACACCGCTGTTCTCGACTGATTTCAGCCGCGATCTGTCGAATAAAACGTAGATCTAAATACGATTGTTCGGCACAGTACAGTAGGTTGTCATTTCATGGTCCACGACAGCGAGCAGACCGACACGACGGGAACGAATCAGTTCGAGAAAAACCGGTTTTTTGATGGGAAGCTGATGACGGCGGGGGATATGCGGACCGAACAGCAGTACCACGCCGAACGGCTAGAGTTGGTGACCCGTCACACGACTGGGTCGGGCATCGTTCGCGGGCTGGGGGTCCGCTCCGTCGAGTCGACCGACGGTGAACTCGCTATCTCGGTTGATTCAGGCGTCGCCATCGATGGCGTGGGTCGACCCATTGTGGTCGACAGCCCGACGACGAAATCGGTCCCGGCTCCTGAGGGCGAGGAGATCCATCTGTTCGTTCGGTTCGACGAAGTCGCCCTCGAATCCGTACCCGTTCCTGACGCCGACGGCCCTCCCTCCGAGACGGAAGCGAATCGCCACGTCGAGGTATTCGAACTCATCTACCGGGAGTCTCCACCGGATCAGGAGTCGATTCCGATGGTCGATCTCGCGGCCAACACCAGTGCTGATGATCCGAGAACGGTCGCCGACCGGATCGCCGCTGGCTACCACGAGAAGTATCGGTCCGACGATGTCGACGGTGAGACAGCGGTGTATCTCGGCGGCTTCGAACGAGAGGCCGACGGCAGTTGGGTTCGTTCTCAGACTGCGCCACAGCCGGAGTACGCCTACGATCACGACCTGCTGTATGCCACGCTTATCGAGCACATTGCCGACACTGAGAACCCACATCAAACCGAGGTTGAGGCGGAGCCACCCGAGCCACAGCTTGATCCCGCGGAGGTAGACGGTATTCACGAACGCGTCGACTACCTCCAGTCCGAACTGGCCGACGTGAAACGCCGCCAGCAGACTGCCACAACCCATCTACTGCGGAAGACGCTCGACACCACCGCCCGTCTCTTTCGGTCGACCGCCGAGATGTTCGCTGACCACAGCGGCCCAGTCAGTAAGACGGCCCGCGAGATTGCCCAGCAGGTCGACGACGCGAGTCGCGCCGAGAGCTACACTGATACCGATCAGTATCTCTCGACGCTCCGCGAACTGTATCCCTCGCTCGCTGCGTTCGGCGACCAGCTTTCCGGCATCACCAGCGAGTCGACGGTCGACCGCTATCTCGACGCGGTTGCGGAGCTTCGGGAGGCGCTCGAAGCCGATCAGCCCGTCGAAGACGTCGCTGTTGGACTCGACGGCGTTGCGGAGGCCGCTGTCGACCTCGATCTGTTGCATTCAGCCACTGCAGAATTGTAAATTACGTAACTATATATGTCAAAGCGACAACCGTATATTATGTACCGTTTCAGACAGACAGTGCGGCAAACCAGAATTCCACAACGGAATACAAATGCCAGAATACCAATCCCCTGGAGTGTACGTAGAGGAAGTAGACACCGGGACCAAATCCGTAGAGGGAGCAAGCACGAGCACTGCTGGCTTCCTCGGCGAGACGGAGCGTGGTCCGGTTGAACCAACACTGATTACGAGTTTCGGACAGTTCAAACGCACCTTCGGTGCGAGTCCCGCCTCGTCTGATCTCGATGCCGCCGTCGACGGCTACTTTAAAAACGGCGGCAGTCGGTGTTACGTCGGTCGCGTCACCGCTGCTGATCACGACGATATTGCAACCGCGAAACTTGCTGACGACAACGCGGAGTCAGTTCTCGAGGTGTCGGCCAACGGTCCCGGCGACTGGGCCAACAGCATGGCCGTCATCGTCTCGGACGGCCACGACGATTTCTTCGATCTCACCGTTCGCTACTGGTCGACCGATATCGAGAGTGTCGACCAGCCTGCCGCCGAGGAGCCGAGCCCAGCACCGGATATCGACCATACCTTCGAGGATCTGTCGGCTGATCCCGAATCCAGCCAGTTCTACGAGAAACAGCTCGCTGGTTCGGTGCTCGTCGACGCAGAGTACCTCGCAGACGGTCAGCCGGTTGCGGGACTGACGTGGCTCTCGACGGCCAGTGACTCGGCGTCGGCAGCGACCGACGGCGGCCAGCAGACCGTTCAAATCCCAGAGGACCTCGATGAGAAAAACAAGGACGAACTACAGGATCTCAGCGAACCCTTCGAGAGCGTCGACAGCAGTCAGCTGAAGGCCGATCTGAAAGAAGATCTCGAAGCGATCCGCGACGGCGAGCAGGAGGTTGAGGTCGATGTCGCCTCGGATCTCTCCTCGAAACCAGATAGTGACGAAGTCTCGCTTTCCGATTACGAGGGCGTCGACCAGCCCGGGATGCGAACCGGGCTTGCCGGTCTCACACAGCACGACGATATCTCGCTGGTCTGTGTTCCCGACGAGAACAAGATCACCGGACTGACTGACGCTGTGGTTGCCCACTGTGAGAACAAAGGCGACCGGTTTGCGATCCTGCAGGCCCCGCAGGTCGCCGGCGCAGTCTCGGATATGGAGACACCCGTCGACTCCTCGTATGCGGGCTACTACTATCCGTGGATCAAAGTGTCGGACCCCTTCACCAACCGCGAGAAGCTCGTTCCACCGGGTGGCCACGTCGCCGGGATCATCGCCCGCAGCGACGCGACTCACGGCGTCCATGCCGCGCCCGCAAACGAGCCCGTTCGCGGTGCAGTCGAACTCCAACACGAGATTACGAAAGACGAACAGGATCTCCTGAATCCGAAGGGGATCAACTGTATTCGGAGCTTCCAGGGTCGTGGCATCCAGCTCTGGGGTGCCCGGACCTGTTCAAGCGACCCCTCGTGGAAGTACATCAACGTCCGTCGACTCTTCCTCTACGTCGAACAGTCCATTGAGGAAGGCACCGAGTGGGCAGTCTTCGAGTCCAACGACAAGGATCTCTGGGCCCGCGTCCGCCAATCAGTCGAGAACTTCCTGACGACCGTCTGGCGTGACGGCGGCCTGCAGGGGTCGACTGCTGACGAAGCGTTTTACGTCAAATGTGGCGAGGAGACGATGACTCAGGACGACATTGATAATGGACGACTCATCGTGGAGATCGGCATTTCGCCGGTCAAACCCGCCGAGTTCGTTATCTTCAGAATCGGCCAATGGACGGCTGACGCCTAATACCAATGCCAGATAGACACGGACCACTCAGAGCAAACCGGTTTCGGATCGAACTCGATGGGATTCAGATCGGCGGCTTCCGCCGCGTCGAGATTCCGACCGAGCGAACCGAACAGGTTGAGTATCGTGAAGGAAACGACCCGACCCACGACCGCGCTCTCGGCGGCAAGACCGTCTACGACGATCTAATCCTCGAACGCGGTTCCAAACAGGAAAACAGCGATATGTTCGACTGGCGGCAGACCGTCGTCGACGGCAATCTCGACGAGGCCCGCAAGGAGATCGCAGTCATTCTCCAAGACGAACAGGGCGAGTCGCACCTGCGGTGGAACTTCACGAAGGCCTGGCCCAAGGAGTACCAGCCACCAGCGCTCAATTCAGGAGCTGGCGGTGGCGACAACGTTGCCACCGAGACCTACATTATCACCTTCGACGAGATGGTGCGAAAAGACGTATGACCGATAGTAAACCCTACAGCGACCGATATACGGTGTCGACCCACCACTTCGGTGACGAGAGCCGGGTTGACGAGCAGGGATATCTCCACACGGGCCGTGCTCAGCGACAGCCCGAGCGAGTGGTCGTCTCCTGCGGCACCACGGAGGGTCGCAGATGACCGACTCTGCGCTGCAGACTGAACACGAGTTCACCCTGCCGCAGGGGTACGTCGACGACGACGGAACCCTCCACAAGGAGGGTCGGATGCGACTAGCAACCGCTGCAGACGAGATCAAACCGCTGAAAGATCCGCGCGTCCAGTCGAACTCCTCGTATCTGACCGTCGTCCTGCTGTCGCGGGTCGTCACCGAACTCGGCGATCTAGAGACAGTCGACCCCGATGTGATCGAATCGCTGTTCGTTACTGACTTAGAGTTCCTCCAGTCGCTCTACGAGCAGATCAACACGCCCGATGACGCCCAGTCAGCCGTTCCCGGTGAGGCAAGCGGCCTAGAGCCGACCGGGATGGATGCGGTCGACGACGGTGAGGCGATGCCGGGAAACACGACCAGCTAACCCCGCTGTACGATCCCGACGAACTGTACGAAGAGGTTGCCTTCGTGGCCTACCATTTCAACTGGAGCCACGATGAGGTCCTGCGGATGCCCCACTGGGAACGACACCGGTGGTGCGATGAGATCAGCGCGATCAATGAGAAACTCAACCGAGATGCCGGTGGTAGATCAGCCGCCGACAGCGGCGGCATCGAGTTGGTCAACCCGGAGTTCGAGGGGTGATCGCTGATGGGAACCGAAAACCCATATTCGCAGTATAATTTCGAACTCGAAGTCGACGGCAAGCCCGTCGCTGGCTTCTCGGAGGTGTCGGGACTGACGATGGAACTCGATACCGTCAGCTATCAAGAGGGCGGGGTCAACGACCACGTCCACCAGTTGCCCGGCCAGTTTGCGCACGCCAACCTCGTCTTGCAGCGCGGGTTGACCAAGGACACGACCTTCTGGAACTGGCTCCATGAGGTGATGAGCGGGACGATCAAGCGGCGAACGCTCGTGCTCAAACTCAAATCCGGCTTCAAAGGTGAAAGCGCGTGGGGGTGGGAGTTCACTAATGCCTACCCGATCAAATGGAGCGGCCCGGATCTCACCGGCGGCGCAAACGGAATGGCAATCGAATCGATTGAACTCACCTATGAGCGGTTCGACACGCTCTCCGGCATGCCGGAGTAGTTGTCGAACTCCCAGTTCGGCTAGTCGACGCTTCAACTGTCGTACTGCGACCGTATCTGAACGCTGACCGGCTCTAAACTGGACATACGTCGACAAGGATGGCCGAATACGAGCCTATTAGTCGATCCCGGCCAAGGTATAGATATGAGCAGTCACGCCAATATTCTTTCAGATGATGCCCCGTTGGATCTCCGACTCTCGGAGTCGGAGCTGGATCGAACTCACGACCACCTCGTCTCGTTCATTCGTGAGACCGTCGACGCTGCTGGCGCGGAGGGTGCCACACTCGGCCTCTCGGGTGGGATCGACTCGACGACGACTGCCTATCTCGCGGTCGACGCGCTGGGTGCCGATGGCTTGCACGGACTCGTCATGCCGAGTGAGGTCAACGACCCTGAGAACATGAGTGATGCCGAGCGCGTTGCCGAGGACCTCGGCATCGAGTACGACGTGATCGAGATCCAGCCCATCGCCGAGCAGTTCTTCGACGCCGTCCCCGAGGCAGCCGACAGCCAGTTGGCGACCGGCAACGTCTACGTCCGGACCCGAGCCGTCCTGAATTATTTCGTCGCAAACGCTGAAAACCGGGTTGTTCTCGGGACTGGCAACCGTGCCGAAGCGATGACCGGCTACTTTACAAAATATGGTGATCAGGCCGTCGACTGCAACCCTATTGGGGGGCTTTACAAACAGCAGGTCCGCCAGCTAGCCGCCCATATCGGCGTCCCTCACGATCTGGTGATGCAGACACCGACCGCAGGTATGTGGGAAGGTCAGACCGACGAGTCGGAGATGGGAGTCGGCTACGACCGGGTCGACGCGATCCTCGCGCTCCATATCGACGGCCCGCTGTCGACGGCCGCCACCGTGCGTGCGCTGGATGGTGTCAGCCGCGAGGAGGTTGAGCGAATCGAAGAATTGGTTGCCGGGAGCCAACACAAGCGGTCGATGCCGCCAGCACCCGAGCCGCTGGATCTGTAGGCCGTTTCCAAAGGTCTTTGTTCGCTGCGATTCTATCAATAATAGATGGATACTGCCGCGCGGGCTCGGGCCGAGACACGGGAGGTAGTGGCCGATATTGAGCCACAACACCTCCGTCAGGTGTTGTACGACCGACTCGCGGATTCGTCGATGGCTCCCGGTGTGCTCGTCTTCCTGAGTGCTCAGGCAAGTGATCCGGAGGTCGACCTCGACTCGCTGGCCGAACGGAGTGCTGGCGTCCAACTCATTTATGAAGGGCTTCGACTCACGCGGTCGATAGCCCACGCCGAGCCATGGACTGACACCGAAACGGACGAGATCGATGCGGATATCGATATACTCGCTGCTGACGTGTTCGTCTCGCGTGGCTTCTACCTCTTGGCGCAGACCGAAGCCTCCGCGGCCGCGGTCACCACCGTCCAGTCGTTCGGCCGTGATCAGACCTTGCGCGGTCGACCGGATGCCGATGTCGACACCCTCGACCGGAATCTGGAAGCCGACATCTTCGCGCTGGCGGTCCGGGCGGGGTTGACGGCGGTCGACACCAACCCCTCGGAGGCTGTCCTCTCGTTTGCGGCCGATCTCGCCCGTGCCGACGGCGAGGAGCTGTCGGCCGCCGGGATCGTGCTCTCGGAGTTGACTGTGAGTCGACTGACTGAGTTGTCGAACGGAGTCGACGGGGCCGTACCCTCCTCGGCGAGCGAGGGGTAGAAAATCGCCCGGCAGCGCCGTCAAATCGAAACGCGTAAAAGCATATCCGGCCAACGATTGATTGCGTGCCTGGGTAGCTTAGCGGTAAAGCGCGTCCTTGGTAAGGACGAGAGCCCGGATTCAAATTCCGGCCTAGGCTTCACGTCTTTCTCAGTGTCTTTCGTTCCGTACACCGGTTTCTGTCGTTATTCGAAGGCATCCTGCAGTGCCTCACCGGCACGTGAACGCACGTCGACTGCTGCCTCGATTCCCTCGAACGGATCGGACAGTCGACGCATGTTCGCGAAGTCGTGGATCATATCGCTGTAGTGGAGATGCTCGACGTCGACGGCGGCGTTTTCGAGGGCCTCGCTGTAGGCGAACTGCTCGTCACGCAGCGGGTCGTAGCCACAGGTGACGATGGTTGCATCGGGCAGTTGGGATAGGATTCGCTGGGGTGTCCGAAGCGGTGAAGCCCGAAGGTTTGCGCCGTCGACGTCGCTCTGGAGGTAGTGGTTCCAAAACCAGACCATTCCGCGTGCGGTGAGGAAGTAGCCATCGCCGTTTTCCTCGTAGGATGGGGTCTCGAAGGCGTGGTTCGTTACCGGGTAGAACAGCAGTTGGTGATCGATCTCTGGTGTGCCGACCTCTTTTTCGACGGCCATCTGTGCGACGACTGTCGCAAGATTCCCACCCGCGCTCTCACCGGCGACCGCGAGACCGTTCTCTCCGGCGATATGGTCGGCAGTCCACTTGGTCGCATGGTATGCGTCCTCGACAGCCGCGGGGAAGGGGTGTTCCGGCGCTTTGCGATAGTCGACCGAGACGACCATACACTCGCCCTCGGTGGCCAGCGAGCGGGCGACCCCGTCGTGAGTATCGAGGTTCCCGGCGACCCAGCCGCCGCCGTGGAAGTAGACCGTCGCTGGCAGCGCTGCATCCGGTTCGGGATCGTAGATCCGCACGCGGATATCTCGTGCTGGGGCGCGGATCTTTCGTTCTTCGACTGAGTCGACTGGTTCGGGGTCGACAGTCGGTGTGAAGAGGTCGCCGAGAGTTGCTCGCGCCTGTTCGGGTGACATCTGAGAGAGATCCGGCTCGCCCATCTCGCCGAGAGTGTCGAGAACGCCCTGCGCATCCGGATCAAGCGATTCGGCGCGCCGCTCGTCGGTTGGTGTCTGTGACATGCTATGTAATACAGTGCCAACCTCAATAAACAGCTATTGCGACGTCAGTATCCGGTCGCACGAACAGATCGTCGACCGGTCGTCACTGTTCAGCGCATCCTTTAGGATACTGCCGCCGAAACCCGACTGTAAACAGATGGGATTCCACACATTCGATCCGGCCGAGGCCGACCGCTTAGAGGACGTGAGTCGCTACCGCTTCTGTTCCCGCGAGGAACTGCTTGGGGCTCTGGGCGTCGACGAAGATCACCTACTCGATTTGGGAAGCGGCACCGGCTTCTACACCACCGATCTTGCCCCGTTTTTCGACCGCGTGTCGGCGGTCGACATCCAGCCAGCAATGCACGAACTCTACCGCGAGAAAGGCGTGCCCGACAACGTCGACTGTGTCGAGAGCTCGACTGCCGAACTTCCGTTTACCGACCAATCAGCTGATGCTGCGATCTCGACGATGACGGCTCACGAACTTCCGCTTGCGGAGACGCTGGCCGACCTTTACCGGGTGCTTCGACCGGGGAGTCCAGTCGTCGTGGTCGACTGGTCGGCCACGGGTCGCGGCAAGGCCGGACCACCAGTCGACGAGCGGCATCCGATGGCGGCCGTGACGGAGGCACTCACGGAAGCAGGATTCAGCGTCGACCGGGCTGTCGAGCGGCCGGA
This sequence is a window from Halohasta litchfieldiae. Protein-coding genes within it:
- a CDS encoding phage tail protein, coding for MPDRHGPLRANRFRIELDGIQIGGFRRVEIPTERTEQVEYREGNDPTHDRALGGKTVYDDLILERGSKQENSDMFDWRQTVVDGNLDEARKEIAVILQDEQGESHLRWNFTKAWPKEYQPPALNSGAGGGDNVATETYIITFDEMVRKDV
- a CDS encoding phage tail protein; its protein translation is MGTENPYSQYNFELEVDGKPVAGFSEVSGLTMELDTVSYQEGGVNDHVHQLPGQFAHANLVLQRGLTKDTTFWNWLHEVMSGTIKRRTLVLKLKSGFKGESAWGWEFTNAYPIKWSGPDLTGGANGMAIESIELTYERFDTLSGMPE
- a CDS encoding DUF6760 family protein, with translation MYDPDELYEEVAFVAYHFNWSHDEVLRMPHWERHRWCDEISAINEKLNRDAGGRSAADSGGIELVNPEFEG
- a CDS encoding putative baseplate assembly protein, with amino-acid sequence MSIDVPQLDEVTHEELVSRAKTLVSAHSEAWTDFNPHDPGITIIELLAWLTETHSYELDQITDSHRKKYLQLLGVRPTPPQPASVRLDLSTAGGQSGRLPAGTQLTVDDGSGSHKVFTTDHATTVTDADLAAVVVDHDRGHETTTNANETDGLSYRAFGDEPTPGSALVLGFDGDPFESVGELSLFVDFDDADLPDPTSDDTTIYTDGSAVTFDPSVELVWEYCRRYPDGSEGDTDAAWEPLTVVTDTTTSCYETGFVRLERPETWEPTAWGCEDRGLFGHQPGLIWLRCRVETAGYEIPPQFNTVELNVVEASHRRRHEERLEPTEGSTDLAPRTYGFDHAPVLSATVTVDGEEWTEVRDLDASGPADRHYVLDQAVGELTFGDAERGARPPVDADVTASYVSGGGPDGNVPETARWWFSDGDQPLGDSTLASVDVTPKSAATGGREAESITAAVDRYTRDRQTPSRAVTESDYTTLAERTPGLRIARSTVRLPDTDRSPISVVVVPYAPPDVTRPTPSDGFRRAVQQQLDHRRLVTDRVTVDPPTYVGLNLTVSVTVTDRYETGGGQAAIETHLEAYLDPIRGFEGDGWPFGRSVTTAELRDQLVDLPAVDHVEECSVRTVGGGSVTPDGTVRIDEETLFYIENLQIDTTVRGSRGRR
- a CDS encoding phage tail protein, which translates into the protein MEFSAATTLTTTDWRQWAGRNTAVSGGGIELAAEPLLTVDRLESSTIDIAVDADGVYYTLRSSAAVYRHDDQRSVEHRLWSAEGSDLAAPRAICVSDGRLSVVDETGTLAVISTRLQQPIGTIETDVSEPVTIAAAGGSLYLLDTASESVQALQTDSTTATVCDSLSRPLDMTVDERGSIYVLEAQATHKEVEKQAATGELLAGRILAGRQRRIRKLAPDGECDPGLFPLSEFETVDGEPVTPTRLGTAVDAPLLVTGQTELDDQTVVGDLDPETSTLRERTRLDGGCRVFRTPVANSDGTSYAVVGDANRCCRLVPTETYTRGAGDRYRGCAYRQFDAGSPIQWHRLTVDREAPTASTRLRLSYLASDDPSPLDEPLSSATGLGQSLLVDHGIDTVWELLSYEPAGLAALSDELTVGDAEKCLDTALDAAETALSGQWQTVESTSTDVLLSEATGQYLTVRLELLGTPTASPRVNSVRAFWPRQSSLQYLPELYRTDETSGTFLEQLLSVFDVLFSDIEREVESVTQYLDPAAVPAEGLPWLAEWIGVDTPTEWPIAATRELLAAGPELHSKRATRDGLREMLGIYLRHLSPPKTPPADWMVPSGSSGPSTADLSGVDHGLCILEPQDLDAIESTVHRDAYKTHLPTQRSVAVYAGPFDEPDHREAVEAIIREETPAHVQGSLVELEPAFTLGADSFLGSNTRLSERQLELGETPLGNTAVLD
- a CDS encoding NAD+ synthase, which produces MSSHANILSDDAPLDLRLSESELDRTHDHLVSFIRETVDAAGAEGATLGLSGGIDSTTTAYLAVDALGADGLHGLVMPSEVNDPENMSDAERVAEDLGIEYDVIEIQPIAEQFFDAVPEAADSQLATGNVYVRTRAVLNYFVANAENRVVLGTGNRAEAMTGYFTKYGDQAVDCNPIGGLYKQQVRQLAAHIGVPHDLVMQTPTAGMWEGQTDESEMGVGYDRVDAILALHIDGPLSTAATVRALDGVSREEVERIEELVAGSQHKRSMPPAPEPLDL
- a CDS encoding phage tail sheath family protein; protein product: MPEYQSPGVYVEEVDTGTKSVEGASTSTAGFLGETERGPVEPTLITSFGQFKRTFGASPASSDLDAAVDGYFKNGGSRCYVGRVTAADHDDIATAKLADDNAESVLEVSANGPGDWANSMAVIVSDGHDDFFDLTVRYWSTDIESVDQPAAEEPSPAPDIDHTFEDLSADPESSQFYEKQLAGSVLVDAEYLADGQPVAGLTWLSTASDSASAATDGGQQTVQIPEDLDEKNKDELQDLSEPFESVDSSQLKADLKEDLEAIRDGEQEVEVDVASDLSSKPDSDEVSLSDYEGVDQPGMRTGLAGLTQHDDISLVCVPDENKITGLTDAVVAHCENKGDRFAILQAPQVAGAVSDMETPVDSSYAGYYYPWIKVSDPFTNREKLVPPGGHVAGIIARSDATHGVHAAPANEPVRGAVELQHEITKDEQDLLNPKGINCIRSFQGRGIQLWGARTCSSDPSWKYINVRRLFLYVEQSIEEGTEWAVFESNDKDLWARVRQSVENFLTTVWRDGGLQGSTADEAFYVKCGEETMTQDDIDNGRLIVEIGISPVKPAEFVIFRIGQWTADA